Proteins found in one Sorghum bicolor cultivar BTx623 chromosome 1, Sorghum_bicolor_NCBIv3, whole genome shotgun sequence genomic segment:
- the LOC8155334 gene encoding uncharacterized protein LOC8155334, with product MAEKTLFEFSGPTLENIRIGPILRTENLEFELKLSLINMVQAVLWFGRLACPSPVVRPLRATPIPFPHQQPPIFTVRRDQTPIPFPHHRLEHQRPPIPFRDLQVPRRRWRRGRSVSPLPFARVPISVFRVGAVGLGASGRVYVGVSVEFHGVPLCHSVHAEQFLVANAAAAGGVRAARRRRLPHALRPLPPVPLGDPHRGGHAEQGLAPEWRTVASLLLHPFEAHNDALGDPVVAAAANGVAPGDLDACGGASREGITGLGRTVRAWRGSPRRRSRGRPPGTGCRRSASRPGAPGAG from the exons ATGGCTGAAAAGACCTtgttcgagttctctggcccaACATTGGAGAACATCCGCATCGGTCCAATACTAAGAACAGAAAAtcttgagtttgagctcaagctaAGCCTCATTAACATGGTGCAAGCtgtcctatggtttggtcgtcttg CCTGCCCGTCCCCGGTCGTGCGTCCGCTGCGAG CGACCCCGATCCCCTTCCCGCACCAACAACCCCCGATCTTCACCGTGCGCAGAGACCAGACCCCGATCCCCTTCCCGCATCACCGCCTCGAGCACCAGAGACCCCCGATCCCCTTCCGTGATCTGCAAGTCCCTCGTCGCCGGTGGCGTCGCGGGAGAAGTGTGAGTCCCCTTCCCTTCGCACGCGTCCCGATCTCGGTTTTTCGCGTGGGCGCCGTGGGGCTGGGCGCCAGCGGCCGCGTCTACGTCGGCGTTAGCGTCGAGTTCCACGGCGTCCCGCTGTGCCACTCCGTCCACGCGGAGCAGTTCCTCGTggccaacgccgccgccgcggggggAGTCCGCGCTGCGCGCCGTCGCCGTCTCCCACATGCCCTGCGGCCACTGCCGCCAGTTCCTCTAGGAGATCCGCACCGCGGCGGGCATGCCGAGCAGGGCCTCGCGCCCGAGTGGCGCACGGTGGCGTCCCTCCTCCTCCATCCCTTTGAGGCGCACAACGACGCCTTGGGCGATCCCGTCGTCGCCGCGGCCGCCAATGGCGTCGCCCCCGGTGACCTGGACGCGTGTGGCGGCGCGAGCAGGGAGGGGATCACGGGTCTTGGTCGCACGGTGCGAGCATGGCGAGGTTCGCCGCGGCGACGTTCACGAGGGCGCCCACCAGGAACAGGTTGCCGCCGATCAGCATCACGGCCTGGCGCCCCAGGCGCCGGGTGA
- the LOC110432310 gene encoding uncharacterized protein LOC110432310 isoform X2, with the protein MCQRRCAPPHPRHRCVTVQRWRRLDDGPLLSLPSATDGGIHGDSAAARPLQVSNAAGHESLRRHTCRAHEGCSVGIRDGHDRPVRATASTVILEYIQLWAKTVASKYCWSLDTYNYGGPPSCRKPTKCKVARSLCWEKQSWTGLKMFYNLGCAAPFLNLNIGMIANRMFRQNSVSDNIFITFGGCRGVPFFSPLNSLHLRVCYN; encoded by the exons ATGTGTCAACGTCGTTGTGCGCCTCCTCATCCTCGCCACCGCTGTGTAACCGTGCAGAGATGGAGAAGGCTTGATGACGGACCTTTGTTGTCCTTGCCTTCCGCAACTGACGGTGGAATCCATGgcgacagcgccgccgccaggccCTTGCAAGTGTCTAACGCTGCCGGGCACGAGTCCTTGAGGCGCCACACATGCCGCGCCCACGAAGGCTGCTCCGTCGGAATCCGCGACGGCCACGACCGGCCAGTGCGAGCTACCGCCAGCACAGTGATTCTAGA ATACATACAACTATGGGCCAAGACAGTTGCATCCAAGTACTGCTGGTCTCTAGATACATACAACTATGGGGGGCCGCCATCATGTCGCAAACCAACCAAATGTAAAG ttgcaaGATCCTTATGTTGGGAGAAGCAAAGTTGGACCGGTTTAAAAATGTTCTATAATCTTGGCTGTGCTGCACCTTTTCTTAATCTAAACATAGGAATGATCGCAAATAG GATGTTCCGTCAAAATTCTGTTTCCGACAATATTTTTATAACA TTTGGTGGCTGCAGAGGAGTCCCTTTTTTCAGTCCATTGAATTCACT ACACCTGAGGGTTTGCTACAACTGA
- the LOC110432310 gene encoding uncharacterized protein LOC110432310 isoform X3 → MCQRRCAPPHPRHRCVTVQRWRRLDDGPLLSLPSATDGGIHGDSAAARPLQVSNAAGHESLRRHTCRAHEGCSVGIRDGHDRPVRATASTVILEYIQLWAKTVASKYCWSLDTYNYGGPPSCRKPTKCKVARSLCWEKQSWTGLKMFYNLGCAAPFLNLNIGMIANRYLISAMHL, encoded by the exons ATGTGTCAACGTCGTTGTGCGCCTCCTCATCCTCGCCACCGCTGTGTAACCGTGCAGAGATGGAGAAGGCTTGATGACGGACCTTTGTTGTCCTTGCCTTCCGCAACTGACGGTGGAATCCATGgcgacagcgccgccgccaggccCTTGCAAGTGTCTAACGCTGCCGGGCACGAGTCCTTGAGGCGCCACACATGCCGCGCCCACGAAGGCTGCTCCGTCGGAATCCGCGACGGCCACGACCGGCCAGTGCGAGCTACCGCCAGCACAGTGATTCTAGA ATACATACAACTATGGGCCAAGACAGTTGCATCCAAGTACTGCTGGTCTCTAGATACATACAACTATGGGGGGCCGCCATCATGTCGCAAACCAACCAAATGTAAAG ttgcaaGATCCTTATGTTGGGAGAAGCAAAGTTGGACCGGTTTAAAAATGTTCTATAATCTTGGCTGTGCTGCACCTTTTCTTAATCTAAACATAGGAATGATCGCAAATAG ATACTTGATAAGTGCTATGCACCTTTGA
- the LOC110432310 gene encoding uncharacterized protein LOC110432310 isoform X1, whose translation MCQRRCAPPHPRHRCVTVQRWRRLDDGPLLSLPSATDGGIHGDSAAARPLQVSNAAGHESLRRHTCRAHEGCSVGIRDGHDRPVRATASTVILEYIQLWAKTVASKYCWSLDTYNYGGPPSCRKPTKCKVARSLCWEKQSWTGLKMFYNLGCAAPFLNLNIGMIANRMFRQNSVSDNIFITTPEGLLQLKLRVSSGPAQDLANPAAAAPSHGSRCSDW comes from the exons ATGTGTCAACGTCGTTGTGCGCCTCCTCATCCTCGCCACCGCTGTGTAACCGTGCAGAGATGGAGAAGGCTTGATGACGGACCTTTGTTGTCCTTGCCTTCCGCAACTGACGGTGGAATCCATGgcgacagcgccgccgccaggccCTTGCAAGTGTCTAACGCTGCCGGGCACGAGTCCTTGAGGCGCCACACATGCCGCGCCCACGAAGGCTGCTCCGTCGGAATCCGCGACGGCCACGACCGGCCAGTGCGAGCTACCGCCAGCACAGTGATTCTAGA ATACATACAACTATGGGCCAAGACAGTTGCATCCAAGTACTGCTGGTCTCTAGATACATACAACTATGGGGGGCCGCCATCATGTCGCAAACCAACCAAATGTAAAG ttgcaaGATCCTTATGTTGGGAGAAGCAAAGTTGGACCGGTTTAAAAATGTTCTATAATCTTGGCTGTGCTGCACCTTTTCTTAATCTAAACATAGGAATGATCGCAAATAG GATGTTCCGTCAAAATTCTGTTTCCGACAATATTTTTATAACA ACACCTGAGGGTTTGCTACAACTGAAGCTGAGAGTTAGCAGCGGCCCTGCCCAGGACCTGGCAAATCCAGCAGCGGCGGCTCCTAGCCACGGTTCTCGATGCTCGGACTGGTGA